The following coding sequences are from one Eucalyptus grandis isolate ANBG69807.140 chromosome 11, ASM1654582v1, whole genome shotgun sequence window:
- the LOC104424852 gene encoding CYP enzymes assisting alcohol dehydrogenase, with protein sequence MVSKSGSSRAITCKGVVCWGAEEEWRVEEIQVDPPKGSEVRMKMLFASICHSDLLCSQGFPLPLYPRVLGHEGVGIVESVGEEVEELKEGDVVIPAYVGECRECENCKSEKTNLCLRYPLSMNGVLPDGTSRMSIRGQALYHLLSCSTWSEYTVSDANYVVKVDPDVALPHASLLSCGFSTGFGAAWMDSKVESGSSVAVIGLGAVGLGAIGGARAQGATTIIGVDKNGMKKDKGEVFGMTHFINPDDHKSSDGTHSKSISEMVKDLTGGAGVDHCFECSGVPNLINQALEATKVGKGKAVAVGAGLKHVVEINFMELLVGRTLKGTIFGGLKSKTHLPLLVHKSKDEEIPLDELLTHEMKLADVPRAREVLKRSDCIKILIKI encoded by the exons atgGTGAGCAAGAGCGGCAGCTCGCGAGCGATAACGTGCAAAGGGGTGGTGTGCTGGGGAGCAGAGGAGGAATGGAGGGTGGAGGAGATTCAAGTGGATCCCCCCAAGGGGAGTgaagtgaggatgaagatgcTGTTCGCCAGCATTTGCCACTCCGATCTCCTATGCTCCCAGGGTTTCCCTTTG CCGCTTTACCCTCGAGTTCTCGGCCATGAAGGTGTTGG GATTGTGGAGAGTGTTGGAGAGGAAGTAGAAGAGTTGAAGGAAGGAGATGTGGTTATTCCCGCGTATGTTGGAGAATGCAGAGAGTGCGAGAACTGCAAATCCGAGAAGACAAACTTGTGCCTCCGATATCCGCTCTCTATGAATGGCGTGTTGCCGGATGGCACGTCCAGAATGTCGATCCGAGGCCAGGCCCTGTACCACCTCCTCTCTTGCTCCACCTGGTCTGAGTACACGGTCTCCGACGCCAATTACGTCGTGAAGGTCGACCCTGATGTAGCTCTCCCGCATGCTAGCTTGTTGTCGTGCGGATTCTCCACTGGGTTCGGCGCTGCTTGGATGGACTCTAAGGTCGAGAGCGGCTCCTCCGTGGCTGTGATCGGCCTCGGTGCTGTTGGACTCGGG GCCATAGGAGGAGCAAGAGCGCAAGGGGCGACTACCATAATCGGCGTGGACAAAAACGGGATGAAAAAGGACAAGGGAGAAGTCTTTGGAATGACTCATTTCATAAATCCAGACGATCACAAGTCTTCCGATGGCACGCATTCGAAGTCCATCTCTGAGATGGTGAAAGACTTGACGGGCGGAGCTGGCGTGGACCACTGCTTCGAGTGCAGCGGAGTACCCAACTTGATCAACCAGGCCCTAGAAGCCACCAAAGTG GGGAAGGGAAAGGCAGTAGCAGTGGGGGCAGGGCTGAAACATGTCGTGGAGATTAATTTCATGGAGCTGTTGGTGGGCAGAACGTTGAAGGGAACCATTTTTGGAGGACTCAAAAGCAAGACCCACCTGCCCCTCCTTGTCCACAAATCCAAGGACGAG GAGATCCCCCTCGATGAACTTCTGACCCACGAGATGAAATTGGCGGACGTGCCGAGAGCACGTGAGGTACTGAAGCGGTCGGACTGCATCAAGATTTTGATCAAGATTTAG